The following are encoded together in the uncultured Sphaerochaeta sp. genome:
- a CDS encoding GIY-YIG nuclease family protein, which produces MNKKHLRALYEEQKPPMGVFRLVDSSTAQEYLGVNSNIQATKNSLFFRLSVGALANYPSLQDSYDKHGPSILEFSILEELDYQEDISDYRADLQNLLAIIKQNYICAKEIKV; this is translated from the coding sequence ATGAACAAGAAACATCTTAGAGCCCTTTATGAGGAGCAAAAACCACCAATGGGAGTATTTCGATTGGTCGATAGCAGTACAGCACAGGAGTACCTAGGGGTGAACAGCAATATCCAAGCGACCAAGAACTCACTCTTTTTCCGACTTTCTGTTGGTGCTTTGGCAAACTATCCATCATTACAGGATAGCTATGACAAGCATGGGCCTTCCATTCTGGAGTTTTCCATTTTGGAAGAGCTGGATTATCAAGAGGATATTTCTGATTATCGAGCAGACCTTCAAAACCTGCTCGCCATAATTAAACAAAACTATATATGCGCTAAGGAGATAAAAGTATGA
- a CDS encoding DUF6530 family protein translates to MKIPTSLKHKPVIVVPNYEHVDGKQANESDAKGLSIGLAQWNDRGSVEASAKVWRYTGEKWSRQSEELPLTRALDLAILICRTNLYFQDAYRFPKFYDPDQQTIDRIGLQGDAMSVEVCTDNPMIDTDIRLLNDALSQEGERLGERFRVLADMLKQMGY, encoded by the coding sequence ATGAAGATACCTACTAGTTTAAAGCACAAGCCAGTTATCGTGGTACCGAATTATGAACATGTTGATGGAAAACAGGCAAATGAAAGTGATGCCAAAGGTCTCTCGATTGGATTGGCTCAGTGGAATGATCGGGGCAGTGTGGAAGCATCAGCAAAGGTGTGGCGTTATACTGGTGAGAAATGGTCACGCCAGAGTGAAGAACTTCCCCTTACCCGTGCACTTGACTTGGCGATTCTGATATGTAGGACCAATCTGTATTTTCAGGATGCCTATCGATTTCCAAAATTCTACGATCCGGATCAACAGACAATTGACCGTATTGGGCTGCAAGGGGATGCTATGAGCGTTGAGGTTTGTACTGATAATCCTATGATTGACACTGATATCCGTCTGCTTAATGATGCCCTATCCCAGGAAGGTGAACGGCTTGGTGAGCGGTTTCGTGTGCTTGCAGATATGTTGAAGCAGATGGGGTACTGA
- the udp gene encoding uridine phosphorylase produces MSDYMNGTGIQYHLHIKEGDVGRYVILPGDPKRVPLIAKYLDDASLVADSREYVTYTGFLDGEKVSVTSTGIGGPSASIAMEELFKCGSDTFIRMGTCGGIALEVMGGDVVIATAAVRMEGTSREYAPIEFPAAANFEVVSALKEAADQLGKKSHLGVVQCKDSFYGQHDPSLMPVSYDLINKWEAWKRLGVLASEMESAALFVVAAHLGVRCGSDFFVVGNQERELLGMENPKLHDTEDAIRVTIQGVRNLIKKDKAKTSKP; encoded by the coding sequence ATGTCAGACTATATGAATGGAACAGGTATTCAGTATCATTTGCATATCAAAGAGGGCGATGTAGGAAGATATGTTATCCTTCCCGGGGATCCGAAGCGGGTGCCACTGATTGCAAAGTATCTTGATGATGCGTCTCTGGTGGCTGACAGCAGAGAATATGTTACCTATACAGGCTTCCTGGATGGGGAGAAGGTATCGGTTACCTCTACCGGTATTGGAGGCCCTTCGGCTTCCATTGCAATGGAAGAACTCTTCAAATGCGGAAGTGATACGTTCATCCGTATGGGTACCTGTGGTGGTATCGCCTTGGAGGTAATGGGCGGCGATGTCGTGATCGCTACCGCTGCAGTAAGAATGGAAGGAACCAGCAGGGAGTATGCACCTATAGAGTTTCCCGCTGCAGCAAACTTCGAGGTTGTATCAGCTTTGAAAGAGGCTGCTGACCAACTTGGGAAGAAGAGTCACCTGGGAGTCGTACAGTGTAAGGACTCTTTCTACGGTCAGCATGATCCTTCCCTGATGCCGGTCAGCTATGATTTGATAAACAAATGGGAAGCTTGGAAACGTCTTGGTGTCTTGGCAAGCGAGATGGAGAGTGCTGCTCTCTTCGTGGTTGCTGCACACTTGGGTGTTCGCTGTGGTAGTGATTTCTTCGTGGTGGGTAATCAGGAGCGTGAACTTCTGGGTATGGAGAACCCTAAGCTTCACGATACAGAAGATGCCATACGGGTAACAATCCAAGGGGTTCGGAATCTGATCAAAAAAGACAAGGCGAAGACGAGCAAACCCTAG
- a CDS encoding V-type ATP synthase subunit E, with amino-acid sequence MAQQIQDLVASIRKDGIEAAQKEADQIIADAKADAAALVEKARKEAAREIEKAHKEIQTRDQSAISSLQQASRDVLLSLKKAIQAELDRILATDIEKAYSSKELVNVIIKVVSSLSDIGEKELQLSKKDFDQLATSLKKELGDELKKGLEIKAVPSARSGFRVSEKDGSAFYDFSAEETAELLRPFLSPSIQDIVFKAEQ; translated from the coding sequence ATGGCTCAACAGATTCAAGATTTGGTTGCTTCCATCCGTAAGGATGGGATAGAGGCTGCCCAGAAAGAGGCTGATCAGATTATTGCTGATGCAAAGGCTGATGCTGCAGCATTGGTGGAAAAGGCCCGCAAAGAGGCTGCTCGGGAAATAGAGAAGGCTCACAAAGAGATACAGACGCGGGACCAGAGTGCAATCAGCAGTCTTCAGCAGGCTAGCAGGGATGTACTGCTTTCCCTGAAGAAGGCCATTCAAGCAGAATTGGACAGGATTCTTGCAACTGATATTGAGAAAGCCTATTCCAGCAAGGAACTTGTCAATGTGATTATTAAGGTTGTTTCCTCCCTTTCCGATATTGGGGAAAAAGAACTACAGCTGAGCAAGAAAGATTTCGATCAGCTTGCAACATCCCTGAAAAAGGAACTTGGTGATGAACTCAAGAAAGGTCTTGAGATCAAGGCAGTTCCTTCCGCGAGATCTGGGTTCAGGGTGAGTGAGAAGGATGGTTCGGCATTCTACGATTTCAGTGCAGAGGAGACTGCGGAACTGCTACGTCCGTTCCTCTCTCCTTCCATCCAGGACATCGTTTTCAAAGCGGAACAATAA
- a CDS encoding DUF2764 family protein translates to MASYYYLVATLPSLRYDGVLPFTTDTFLSLCKNQVCSAHYLLLEQAITGVASSHHFLSQYQHFAGMVKKELTEARSRKLSLSDPTYRNDGDKEAKISDTVRQALSSDDVLQAEMLLIRLHWSYLDDLSALHTFDIEGLLSYVLKLKMLQRKSLFSREEGNAEFKRLFSNIQTEIENN, encoded by the coding sequence GTGGCTTCCTACTATTATTTGGTAGCAACGTTACCTTCCTTACGGTATGACGGAGTGCTTCCCTTCACAACTGATACCTTTCTGTCGCTTTGCAAGAATCAGGTATGCAGTGCACATTACCTCCTTTTAGAGCAGGCGATTACTGGTGTAGCATCCTCGCATCATTTTCTTTCCCAGTACCAACATTTTGCAGGTATGGTGAAAAAGGAGTTGACTGAGGCAAGAAGCAGGAAACTTTCTCTCTCTGACCCTACCTACCGAAATGATGGGGACAAAGAAGCCAAAATCAGTGATACTGTACGTCAGGCTCTCTCCAGTGATGACGTATTACAAGCTGAAATGTTGCTGATCAGACTACATTGGAGCTACCTGGATGACCTAAGTGCTCTTCATACATTTGATATTGAAGGGTTGCTTTCGTATGTGTTGAAACTGAAAATGTTGCAAAGAAAAAGTCTTTTTTCCCGAGAGGAAGGAAATGCTGAGTTCAAGCGTCTCTTTTCCAATATTCAGACTGAGATTGAGAACAATTAG
- a CDS encoding V-type ATP synthase subunit A, translating to MANTSGRVLGVNGNMVTVEFDSAIAKNEVGYIHVGEDRLKGEVIRINGNTASLQVFEMTGGIRVGDTVEFSGEMLSVALGPGLLQQIYDGLQNPLPELAKQCGFFLQRGVYLDAIPNNDWEFTPVAKVGDRLRPGDTFGTVPEGLFTHQIMIPFNLADTDWKVVSINEKGSYSVRDTICTVEDTKGNKKELSMIFTWPVKKAIKLYEERLRPDETLVTKIRIIDTFLPVAKGGTYCTPGPFGAGKTVLQHMTSRNADVDIVIIAACGERAGEVVEVLKEFPELVDPKTGRSLMERTIIICNTSSMPVASREASVYTAVTLAEYYRQMGLSVLLLADSTSRWAQAMREMSGRLEEIPGEEAFPAYLESRIAEFYERAGKVRLRDGRIGSVTIGGTVSPAGGNFEEPVTQATLKVVGAFHGLSRERSDARKYPAIDPLTSWSKYEGIIKQAKVEYARNILRRGNEVNQMMKVVGEEGTSVSDYITYQKSELIDAFYLQQNSFDPVDASVPPERQKHTFEVLFKVLATEFDLEDKKHVRSFFNTLRQKFLDWNNVETKSERFTQIEGEILALYQGKQRSVDPDAEQLI from the coding sequence ATGGCAAATACAAGTGGGCGTGTCTTAGGCGTCAACGGGAATATGGTAACCGTCGAGTTCGACAGTGCTATTGCAAAGAATGAAGTCGGATATATCCATGTTGGTGAAGATCGCCTCAAGGGTGAGGTAATCCGCATCAATGGGAATACCGCTTCCCTGCAGGTTTTCGAAATGACTGGTGGAATCCGCGTTGGGGATACCGTTGAGTTCTCCGGTGAGATGTTGAGTGTTGCCTTGGGACCAGGGCTCTTGCAGCAGATCTATGATGGTTTACAGAACCCCCTTCCTGAACTCGCAAAACAGTGTGGGTTCTTTCTCCAACGTGGGGTGTATCTTGATGCAATTCCCAACAATGATTGGGAGTTCACTCCTGTTGCGAAGGTGGGAGACAGACTCCGCCCCGGCGATACATTCGGTACTGTTCCAGAAGGCCTGTTCACCCATCAAATCATGATCCCATTTAATCTTGCAGACACAGATTGGAAGGTTGTAAGCATCAACGAAAAGGGTAGTTATAGTGTACGTGATACCATTTGTACTGTAGAGGATACAAAAGGTAACAAGAAAGAACTTTCCATGATCTTCACCTGGCCGGTCAAGAAAGCAATCAAACTGTATGAGGAGCGTCTACGCCCCGATGAAACTTTGGTCACCAAAATTAGGATCATCGATACCTTCCTACCTGTCGCAAAGGGCGGTACCTACTGTACTCCTGGTCCCTTTGGTGCAGGAAAGACTGTTCTCCAGCATATGACCAGTCGTAATGCAGATGTGGATATCGTAATTATTGCTGCATGTGGAGAAAGAGCCGGTGAGGTAGTTGAGGTGCTCAAGGAGTTCCCTGAGCTTGTTGATCCGAAGACCGGTCGTTCTTTGATGGAACGTACCATCATCATCTGTAATACCTCTTCCATGCCGGTAGCAAGCCGTGAGGCTTCCGTATACACCGCTGTGACACTCGCTGAGTACTACAGACAGATGGGACTCAGTGTCCTGCTCTTGGCTGACTCCACCAGTCGTTGGGCGCAGGCAATGCGTGAGATGAGTGGTCGTCTTGAAGAGATTCCTGGTGAAGAAGCATTCCCAGCTTATCTTGAGAGCCGTATTGCAGAATTCTATGAGAGAGCTGGAAAGGTACGTCTACGTGATGGTCGTATCGGCTCGGTAACCATTGGAGGAACCGTCAGTCCTGCTGGTGGCAACTTCGAGGAGCCGGTAACCCAAGCTACACTCAAGGTTGTTGGAGCTTTCCATGGCTTGAGCCGTGAACGTAGTGATGCACGCAAATATCCTGCAATCGATCCGCTCACTTCCTGGTCGAAATATGAGGGTATCATCAAACAGGCAAAGGTTGAGTATGCCCGCAATATCCTGAGAAGGGGTAATGAGGTCAACCAGATGATGAAAGTTGTTGGTGAAGAGGGAACCTCGGTTTCAGACTATATCACCTATCAGAAAAGTGAGTTGATCGATGCTTTCTACTTACAGCAGAACTCCTTTGACCCAGTCGATGCTTCGGTCCCACCTGAAAGACAGAAACATACCTTCGAGGTACTGTTCAAGGTGCTTGCGACTGAGTTTGATCTAGAAGATAAGAAACATGTGCGTTCTTTCTTTAACACGCTTAGACAGAAGTTCCTTGACTGGAACAATGTTGAAACGAAGAGCGAGCGCTTCACACAGATAGAAGGGGAGATTCTTGCCCTGTACCAGGGGAAACAACGTAGTGTTGATCCTGATGCTGAGCAGTTGATCTAA
- a CDS encoding V-type ATP synthase subunit B — protein sequence MQKVYSKIESIVGNVITVRAVGVSNSELAIVTTEGEQSYASVIKLDDDLVSLQVFSGAQGISTGDQVRFLGVPMRVSYTENLLGRVFDGTGNPRDNGPSLSDNMIDIGGPAVNPAKRIIPRNMIRTGIPMIDVFNTLVESQKLPIFSVSGEPYNPLLARIAMQAEVDLIVLGGMGLKYDDYLFFKDTLESSGAMSRTIMFIHTASDPTVECMLVPDMALAVAERFAQDGKKVLVLLTDMTNFADSMKEMAITMDQVPSNRGYPGDLYSSLASRYEKAVDFEGAGSVTILAVTTMPGDDVTHPVPDNTGYITEGQYYLKGGRIEPFGSLSRLKQQVNKDTRDDHRALMDGMIKLYASYKESLEKKSMGFNMTDWDEKLLKYGRLFESKLMDLSVNIPLEGALDLGWEILSDCFEPNETGLKSDLILSRWPKKLKD from the coding sequence ATGCAGAAAGTCTATTCAAAAATTGAATCCATTGTAGGAAACGTCATCACCGTGCGTGCCGTTGGGGTAAGCAACAGTGAACTTGCCATTGTCACCACTGAAGGTGAACAGAGTTATGCGAGTGTCATCAAGCTTGATGATGATCTGGTCTCTTTGCAGGTATTCAGCGGTGCACAGGGAATATCCACCGGTGATCAGGTGCGATTCCTTGGCGTTCCGATGCGTGTCTCATATACTGAGAACCTTCTCGGTCGTGTATTTGATGGTACCGGCAATCCTCGTGACAATGGACCTTCACTATCAGACAATATGATTGATATCGGTGGTCCTGCGGTAAATCCTGCAAAGCGTATCATTCCTCGTAACATGATCAGAACGGGTATCCCGATGATTGATGTGTTCAATACCTTGGTTGAGAGTCAGAAACTTCCCATTTTCAGTGTCAGTGGTGAGCCTTACAACCCACTGCTTGCGAGAATTGCCATGCAGGCTGAAGTTGACCTGATCGTTCTTGGAGGCATGGGCCTCAAGTACGATGACTATCTCTTTTTCAAGGATACTTTGGAGAGTAGTGGTGCAATGAGTCGAACGATCATGTTCATTCACACTGCAAGTGATCCAACAGTTGAATGTATGTTGGTCCCTGATATGGCTCTTGCTGTTGCTGAGCGTTTTGCACAGGATGGCAAGAAGGTACTTGTACTCCTTACCGATATGACCAACTTTGCTGACTCCATGAAAGAGATGGCCATTACCATGGATCAAGTTCCTTCGAACAGAGGTTATCCCGGTGACCTCTATAGTTCCCTTGCTTCTCGTTATGAGAAGGCAGTTGACTTTGAGGGTGCAGGATCTGTAACCATTCTTGCGGTAACCACCATGCCTGGTGATGATGTTACGCACCCGGTTCCTGATAATACCGGGTATATCACCGAAGGTCAGTACTATCTGAAGGGTGGAAGAATCGAGCCATTTGGGTCGTTGAGTCGACTCAAGCAGCAGGTCAACAAGGACACCAGAGATGACCATCGTGCTTTGATGGATGGTATGATCAAACTGTATGCATCATACAAGGAGTCACTGGAAAAGAAATCCATGGGCTTCAATATGACCGATTGGGATGAGAAACTGCTCAAGTATGGTCGATTGTTTGAAAGCAAATTGATGGATTTGAGTGTAAATATCCCTCTTGAGGGAGCACTGGACTTGGGATGGGAGATTCTCAGTGACTGTTTCGAGCCAAATGAAACAGGATTGAAGAGTGATTTGATTCTGAGTCGCTGGCCCAAGAAGTTGAAAGACTAA
- a CDS encoding V-type ATP synthase subunit D — translation MAVKLTKNEQKLQKDRLKQYQRYLPTLQLKKQQLQMVIRQISAEVASLKKKQEALVQDMQTWIAVYHENTAFASELKVEKLIKIDKVVKAKGNIAGVTIPVFKELTFVPISYNLADYPLWVDKGLESLRDLARYDALIATLEQQVRLLEKELRTTSQRVNLFEKVKIPEAKDNIRRIAIYLGDQQTAAVVRGKIAKKKLMQGA, via the coding sequence ATGGCCGTCAAACTGACCAAGAACGAACAGAAACTCCAAAAGGACAGATTGAAGCAATACCAACGGTATCTGCCGACACTACAACTGAAAAAACAACAGTTGCAGATGGTAATCAGGCAAATTTCTGCTGAGGTGGCTTCACTGAAGAAAAAGCAGGAGGCGCTCGTTCAGGACATGCAGACGTGGATTGCTGTGTATCATGAGAATACCGCATTCGCTTCTGAACTGAAGGTTGAAAAGCTCATCAAGATAGACAAGGTGGTTAAAGCAAAAGGCAATATTGCCGGTGTGACCATTCCTGTATTCAAGGAACTGACCTTTGTTCCCATATCCTATAACCTTGCTGACTATCCTCTTTGGGTGGACAAGGGATTGGAGAGCCTTCGTGACTTGGCGCGTTATGATGCCTTGATCGCAACACTGGAACAACAGGTGAGACTCCTTGAAAAGGAGTTGAGAACCACCAGTCAACGGGTGAATCTTTTCGAGAAGGTGAAGATACCTGAGGCAAAGGATAATATCCGTCGGATTGCCATTTACCTGGGTGATCAGCAGACTGCTGCTGTAGTTCGTGGTAAGATCGCCAAGAAAAAGCTGATGCAGGGGGCATGA